The genomic region ttcagcgcacgcctggcttcgcaacgctgccccccgcccgcccctcactctctgcccccggcccccagggccgttgccgtgggcaacaaggccccccccggccccggccgcccgggcccgggcgccctgccaacccgcccgaacgccgggcccccgcgcccgtggccggagggccaggagggggtactggtgctgcgcctgttcagcgcacgcctggcttcgcaacgctgccccccgtccgcccctcactctctgcccccggcccccagggccgttgccgtgggcaacaaggccccccccggccccggccgcccgggcccgggcgccaagccaacccgcccgaacgccgggcccccgcgcccggggccggagggccaagagggggtactggtgctgcgcctgttcagcgcacgcctggcttcgcaacgctgccccccgcccgaaactcactctctgcccccggcccccagggccgttgccgtgggcaacaaggcccccccggccccggccgcccgggcccgggcgccctgccaacccgcccgaacgccgggcccccgcgcccggggccggagggccaggagggggtactggtgctgcgcctgttcagcgcacacctggcttcgcaacgctgccccccgcccgcccctcactctctgcccccggcccccagggccgttgccgtgggcaacaaggccccccccggccccggcagCCCGGGCctgggcgccctgccaacccgcccgaacgccgggcccccgcgcccggggccggagggccaggagggggtagTGGTGCTGCGtctgttcagcgcacgcctggcttcgcaacgctgccccccgcccgcccctcactctctgcccccggcccccagggccgttgccgtgggcaacaaggcccccccccggccccggccgcccgggcccgggcgccctgccaacccgcccgaatgCCGtgcccccgcgcccggggccggagggccaggagggggtactggtgctgcgcctgttcagcgcacgcctggcttcgcaacgctgccccccgcccgcccctcactctctgcccccggcccccagggccgttgccgtgggcaacaaggccccccccggccccggccgcccgggcccgggcgccctgccaacccgcccgaacgccgggcccccgcacccggggccggagggccaggagggggtactggtgctgcgcctgttcagtgcacgcctggcttcgcaacgctgccccccgcccgcccctcactctctgcccccggcccccagggccgttgtcgtgggcaacaaggccccccgccggccccggccgcccgggcccgggcgccctgccaacccgcccgaacgccgggcccccgcgcccggggccggagggccaggagggggtactggtgctgcgcctgttcagcgcacgcctggcttcgcaacgctgccccccgcccgcccctcactctctgcccccggcccccagggccgttgccgtgggcaacaaggccccccccggccccggccgcccgggcccgggcgccctgccaacccgcccgaacgccgggcccccgcgcccgtGGCCGGAGGGCCAcgagggggtactggtgctgcgcctgttcagcgcacgcctggcttcgcaacgctgccccccgcccgccactcactctctgcccccggcccccagggccgttgaggtgggcaacaaggccccccccggccccggccgcccgggcccgggcgcccagccaacccgcccgaacgccgggcccccgcgcccggggccggagggccaagagggggtactggtgctgcgcctgttcagcgcacgcctggcttcgcaacgctgccccccgcccgcccctcactctctgcccccggccccagggccgttgccgtgggcaacaaggccccccccggccccggccgcccgggcccgggcgccctgccaacccgcccgaacgccgggcccccgcgcccggggccggagggccaggagggggtactggtgctgcgcctgttcagcgcacgcctggcttcgcaacgctgccccccgcccgcccctcactctctgcccccggcccccagggccgttgccgtgggcaacaaggccccccccggccccggccgcccgggcccgggcgccctgccaacccgcccgaacgccgggcccccgcgcccggggccggagggccaggagggggtagtggtgctgcgcctgttcagcgcacgcctggcttcgcaacgctgccccccgcccgcccctcactctctgcccccggcccccagggccgttgccgtgggcaacaaggccccccccggccccggcagcccgggcccgggcgccctgccaacccgcccgaatgCCGtgcccccgcgcccggggccggagggccaggagggggtactggtgctgcgcctgttcagcgcacgcctggcttcgcaacgctgccccccgcccgcccctcactctctgcccccggcccccagggccgttgccgtgggcaacaaggccccccccggccccggccgcccgggcccgggcgccctgccaacccgcccgaacgccgggcccccgcacccggggccggagggccaggagggggtactggtgctgcgcctgttcagcgcacgcctggcttcgcaacgctgccccccgcccgcccctcactctctgcccccggcccccagggccgttgccgtgggcaacaaggccccccccggccccggccgcccgggcccgggcgccctgccaacccgcccgaacgccgggcccccgcgcccggggccggagggccaggagggggtactggtgctgcgcctgttcagcgcacgcctggcttcgcaacgctgccccccgcccgcccctcactctctgctcccgacccccagggccgttgccgtgggcaacaaggccccccccggccccggccgcccgggcccgggcgccctgccaacctgcccgaacgccgggcccccgcgcccggggccggagggccaggaggaggtactggtgctgcgcctgttcagcgcacgcctggcttcgcaacgctgccccccgcccgcccctcactctctgcccccggcccccagggccgttgccgtgggcaacaaggccccccccggccccggccgcccgggcccgggcgccctgccaacccgcccgaacgccgggcccctgcgaccggggccggagggccaggagggggtactggtgctgcgcctgttcagcgcacgcctggctttgCAACGCTGCCCCCggcccgcccctcactctctgcccccggccaccagggccgttgccgtgggcaacaaggccccccccggccccggccgcccgggcccgggctccctgccaacccgcccgaacgccgggcccctgCGCCCGGGtccggagggccaggagggggcactggtgctgcgcctgttcagcgcacgcctggcttcgcaacgctgccccccgcctgcccctcactctctgcccccggcccccagggccgttgccgtgggcaacaaggccccccccggccccggccgcccgggcccgggcgccctgccaacccgcccgaacgctgggcccccgcgcccggggccggagggccaggagggggtactggtgctgcgcctgttcagcgcacgcctggcttcgcaacgctgccccccgcccgcccctcactctctgcccccggcccccagggccgttgccgtgggcaacaaggccccccccggccccggccgcccgggcccgtgcgccctgccaacccgcccgaacgctgggcccccgcgcccggggccggagggccaggagggggtactggtgctgcgcctgttcagcgcacgcctggcttcgcaacgctgccccccgcccgcccctcactctctgcccccggcccccagggccgttgtTGTGGGCAACAaagccccccccggccccggccgcccgggcccgggcgccctcccaacccgcccgaacgccgggcccccgcgcccggggccggagggccaggagggggcactggtgctgcgcctgttcagcgcacgcctggcttcgcaacgctgccccccgcccgcccctcactctctgcccccggcccccagggccgttgccgtgggcaacaaggccccccccggccccagccgcccgggcccgggcgccctgccaacatgcccgaacgccgggcccccgcgcccggggccggagggccaggagggggtactggtgctgcgtctgttcagcgcacgcctggcttcgcaacgctgccccccgcccgcccctcactctctgcccccggcccccagggccgttgtcgtgggcaacaaggccccccccggccccggccgcccgggcccgggcgccctgccaacccgcccgaacgccgggcccccgcgcccggggccggagggccaggagggggtactggtgctgcgcctgttcagcgcacgcctggcttcgcaacgctgccccccgcccgcccctcactctctgcccccggcccccagggccgttgccgtggggaacaaggccccccccggccccggccgcaagggcccgggcgccctgccaacccgcccgaacgccgggcccccgggcccggggccggagggccaggagggggtactggtgctgcgcctgttcagcgcacgcctggcttcgcaacgctgccccccgcccgcccctcactctctgcccccggcccccagggccgttgccgtgggcaacaaggccccccccggccccggccgcccgggcccgggcgccctgccaacccgcccgaacgccgggcccccgcgcccggggccggagggccaggagggggtactggtgctgcgcctgttcagcgcacgcctggcttcgaaacgctgccccccgcccgcccctcactctctgcccccggcccccagggccgatgccgtgggcaacaaggccccccccggccccggccgcccgggcccgggcgccctgccaacccgcccgaacgccgggcccccgcgcccggggccggagggccaggagggggtactgctgctgcgcctgttcagcgcacgcctggcttcgcaacgctgccccccgcctgcccctcactctctgcccccggcccccagggccgttgccgtgggcaacaaggccccccccggccccggccgcccgggcccgggcgccctgccaacccgcccgaacgccgggcccccgcgcccggggccggagggccaggagggggtactggaGCTGCGGgtgttcagcgcacgcctggcttcgcaacgctgccccccacccgcccctcactctctgcccccggcccccagggccgttgccgtgggcaacaaggccccccccggccccggccgcccgggcccgggcgccctgctAACCCGCCggaacgccgggcccccgcgcccggggccggagggccaggagggggtactggtgctgcgcctgttcagcgcacgcctggcttcgcagcgctgccccccgcccgcccctcactctctgcccccggcaACCAGCGCcattgccgtgggcaacaaggccccccccggccccggccccccgGGCCCAAGCGCCCTGCCAACCggcccgaacgccgggcccccgcgcccggggccggagggccaggagggggcactggtgctgcacctgttcagcgcacgcctggcttcgcaacgctgccccccgctcgcccctcactctctgcccccggcccccagggccgttgccgtgggcaacaagcccccccccggcccccgccgccggggcccgggcgccctgccatcccgcccgaacgccgggcccccgcgcccggggccggagggccaggagggggtactgtggtgcgcctgttcagcgcacgcctggcttcgcaacgctgccccccgcccacccctcactctctgcccctggcccccagggccgttgccgtgggcaacaaggccccccccggccccttCCGCCCGGGCacgggcgccctgccaacccgcccgaacgcgGGGCCGCCGCGCACAaggccggagggccaggagggggtactggtgctgcgcctgttcagcgcacgcctggcttcgcaacgcggccccccgcccgcccctcactctctgccctcGGTCCCCAGGGCcattgccgtgggcaacaaggccccccccggccccggccgcccggccccgggcgccctgccaacccgcccgaactCTGGGCCCCCgtgcccggggccggagggccaggagggggtgctggtgctgcgtctgttcagcgcacgcctggcttcgcaacgctgccccccgcccgcccctcactctctgcccccggcccccagggccgttgccgtgggcaacaaggccccccccggccccggccgcccgggcccgggcgaactgccaacccgcccgaaaaccgggcccccgcgcccggggccggagggccaggagggggcactggtgctgcgcctgttcagcgcacgcctggcttcgcaacgctgccccttgcccgcccctcactctctgcccccgcCCCCCAGGGTGAGGGgtgggcggggggcagcgttgcgaagccaggcgtgcgctgaacaggcgcagcaccagtgccccctcctggccctccggccccggcgttcgggcgggttggcagggcgcccgggcccgggcggccggggccggggggggccttgtttcccacggcaacggccctgggggccgggggcagagagtgaggggcgggcggggggcagcgttgcgaagccaggcgtgcgctgaacaggcgcagcaccagtgccccctcctggccctccggccccgggcgcgggggcccggcgttcgggcgggttggcagggcgcccgggcccaggcggccggggccgggggggccttgttgcccacggcaacggccctgggggccgggggcagagagtgaggggcgggcggggggcagcgttgcgaagccaggcgtgcgctgaacaggcgcagcaccagtgccccctcctggccctccaGACCCGGGCGCGCCAATTGGCAATTGGGGAACGTTTGCTCTTTCCTGCCTACAGGACCTGAGGGAGGCTTTGCTGTATATAAATGTGGAGTAAGGAAAGTGCACAATGAGCAGGCCTGTTGCATAGGTACATTGCTCCCTGTTTTTTCTATCCCACGTGTTAGATGGAAATAATGATGCTCCTCGTTGTTCTGTGAGCCTTATTTTGGTGGGGAAACCACATCCAAGCTGAGTGCTGCATTTCTGTGTCATTTCCCAGTTTTCATAATAACTCTTACTGTGATTTTCCTGTATTTGGggaaatagttttcttttcagtctcAAGGAGGTCACTAATTACAAGTTGTGTGAAGTTATTTGGCCTCATCCTGCAAACACTTCTGCATGTGAGTAATTCTTTGGTTCGTGGGACCGTCCACATGCATGAATGTTTGCTTGTAGCTAGAGAGTGTTTTAACATCCTGTGTTCCCCCCCACACCACGGCCAGCACCGGTACCAGGCAGTCAGCTCCAAAAGAGCCGGTGGCTCCTGCTCTAAGAGGTGTCTGTGGCTGTAGTCTGTAACGTGGCTCCAAGCGGCTGCCAACAGGCACCAGGCCTGTGCCCTGCAGGTACCTGTACCCTGCCTGTACCCTGCAGGTACAGGCACCAGGCCTGTACCTGCCCCAACAGGCACCATAGCCCTTTGAAAGTGTCATTCCTGGAACACAACCCCCTTGATAACCCTGCTAAAGTCGGGAGCTGGTGAGAGACAATGGGTTGCAAGGGTTAAGGCAGGAACTTTGTCTGAACTTCCCTTTGTGTGCTTGTAATCTCTTTATCTACGCTGGCAATGAGGAACAGgatctctgttttgttttgctccaAGAGGAATTGTGGGTTGGATGCACTGAGTTTGCGCCCGTTTAGTTAATTTCCTGTCCCATTCTTACTAAGTCTGCCTTTGAATAGGAATTACTATGGTCAATTGGAGGAAGAAACATTGTTTTTGGAGGCGAGAGGGCTCCTTTATCTCATTCAAATCAAGACCTCATTGCAGTAACCGTGGTCCTCCCTTACTGGATGTGAGAGGGGAGGAAGCAAGTATCTGCATGCTCAGCTCACTGAACCCAGCAGCAtgtgcaggcagctcctgggTCTGACCACAATGCTCTGTAACCAACTGCTGCTAAAGTGGCCCCCAAAGTACTGCTGAAGAGACGGAGGCTGTCCCAGCTGAGGAGGAGCATGGCTGCTGTGATCTGTTCATATCCAATGAGTTTAACACATCCTTTGGGGTTTGCAGGTACAAGCTGCAGTGTAACACAGAGCCAGTTCCTTACCTGCATAGCAACTGTCATGAAGGATTCACAGTGGGTCCAGTCTGTTCCCTAACCCAAGCCCTTGGTagtcagcagcaggagaggcacCTCAAGCTGTCTGTAGCATCCCCCCTTTCCCATTGACCACTGGGATGAAGCCCAGGAGATGCTTCAGAGCTGGTGTCTTGGTCTGCTTTGTTCACATTGAGCTATGGCAGGTCCTGACAATCCCATTTCCCAAGCAGGGGATTCCCATGGCTCCATGGTGCCCTTTGCCAACCCAACCACGTCCGTGCTGGCCACGCTCGCAGCCCTCGCTGAGGTGTCAGCCCCACTCTCTGGCTCAGACAGTGGCACAGGTAGGGAAACCACTTCTGTGCCCGTTCAGGTTTGTGTAGGCAGCATCCTGGGGGGAAGCTGAAGATGTGGAAGTGATTCCTGCCTCGTTTCCAGGGTAAAGATGATGATAAATGTTTGTGAAGCAGTGAGTTAATCTGGGGCTTTCTTTGGTTATTTCATCCCAGTTAGAATGTCATTAAAACCCCAGCAACTGTCACCAATAGACATAACTCTGGTTTTATGAGCTGGCATTTGTGACCCTGGTGACAGGTTAGAACAGTCAGAGAtgttaaaaacaacaacaaaaaagcaccaCAAACCAACATGGGTTTACTTGAATGTGTAACTGTAGGTAAATACTGATTCAGAAGGAATGGGCTGCAATGGTTTCTGGCCCAGTCTCAGAAACTGGTGGTTGTCAGCAAATGGTTTGAGTCTCCTGAAGATCTGGTAACTTTTCCTTAGGGAaggttttgggtgggttttggggggttgttttgtgATCTCTTATGTTTGTAGAGTCTATGTTTGACCTTAACTTGAGATTTAGGAATCCGATAACTTCTCTATAATCCTTTAACATTCACTTATTTTCCCCAGAGCCAAGTGGCTTTGCTGGACTCCAGAGAGGGGCAGTTTCCCTTTAAGCTGCTGGTGCCACACCAGTGTTGATGACCTGTGGTGCTTGAGTGTTTTCCTCTCACAGGGCGTCTGGAGCTGGCTGGATCCCAGCTCACCCTGAGAGCAGGATGCAGCCCAGGCCTCCGCTCCTGATGACCTGGGCGAGCCAGAAGTCCCACAGTAACTGACCCTCTGCAGTCAGCCAGCCAAGCTAAACAGCatcctcagggctgctgtggCCCTGCAGCTCTGAATGGGGCTCCTGAGGCAGTTCTTGCCTGGGGTTCATCTTCATTAGAGCTGAGGGAAGGGTCAGGAATGAAGCTTCCCAGAGCCAGGGCTGCTTAACAGCTGCCTCCAGCTGCAGGTGGTGTCATTGACCTCCCATGCTGCTGTGCTCGTACCCCTTACGTTAGTTACACCCCAGGTTAGTTACACCCCAGTGTGCTGGGTTTGCTCTAGGACACTTGTTTTGCCTAAGGGGTAGCaggttttccttcccctctaaGCTTTGCTGTGTGTCCGGATGGTTTTCCATAAGCAGGTGTCCCACAAGCCTCAAGCTTGAGCTTTTCTGCCAGGCTTGAGTTTGTATtcaaggaagagagaaggaaaccCTGACTTGTTCCCTCTCTTTGGTACTGAATTACTCAAGGTAAGACAGaggaagcaggggaaggaaatCCTGTGGATGCTGCCCTACAAGAAGTGCTTGGCAGCGGAGGGCAGCACGTCATCGCCATTGTCTCAGACAGCATTGCCCTCCCTAGCAGCAGCCTCAGCCAGCCCTTCATCCTCAGTGTGCAGGAGGGGCAGCAAGGtaaggagcagggctgggaaggcaGCACTGGGGAGACCCTTCAGAAGGGGTAACCCAGTTACCTGCTGGGAGCCCTCTGGAGGGCTGCTGGGCTCCAGGAGGGGTTACACATGTCTGTGTGACTGACACGAGCAGCAGAGCTTGTGTGAGACCTGTTTGTAGCTTCATGCACGCTGCTAGGCTTTGATATTGCAGGCTTTGCATTAAACCCAAACAACTtgagcagagcactgcagcagccagccAAGGCCAGCTCCTTTATCTTATGGCAGACTTCCCACTATGGGAGTCAGGCAGTCTGCAGATGAATCAGCAACCTCTTGCCTTTAGTGATCACTCCATTGTTCTTGTAGAACATCACATTAGGCCCTTAATATCAGCCTAAATACACCTTTTCCCCCCATAACACTGGTCATGGAGCAGTGTAATTTCTCAGTTTTACAAGGCAAATGTGAAGCGTGTTCAGTGAAGCAGGCAGAGCCCCAGGTGCTCATACACTGAACTGTTGTTTCCTCAGGGATGGCATTCCTCAGCCCTGACTACTGCTGACAACTCCTTTAGCATgtctccccagccccatagcgatgtgctggctgcagggatgctgtgcaggAGCCTGTCTCACCCTGGATAACTTGTCCCCTTCTCACTCTGCAGTGTTAACTGTACCTGTGGCTCAGGCTGCAGAAGAGACTGCCCTTGAAGAGACAGAGTATGCAGAAGAGGAGCAGCCGGTGGCCAAGAAGCAGAAAGGGGAACAAGAAGCCTATGACCTGGGAGAAGACAAGGTGGATATTCCTGCTCCTGACTTTGATCACTGGTGTCTCCTGTGTGTTCCAGTGCTGGGCTTCTGCTCTGCCAGAGCCATCTCCCAATAGAAAGGGGCTGtatcctgctctgctgagcCCAGCTCTGGAGCAAGCTCTGCCTGCACACAGGCCTGTGTTAGCAGTGAACGTGCAAGTGGTCGAGAGCAGCGATTCCCAGTCAGGCACTGGTGGGAGGCAGAGCCAGCTGAGCCCTTCGTGCCCCCTTTGCCTGTGCTGAAGCTGGGGCTCAGTT from Melopsittacus undulatus isolate bMelUnd1 chromosome 20, bMelUnd1.mat.Z, whole genome shotgun sequence harbors:
- the GABPB2 gene encoding GA-binding protein subunit beta-2, whose translation is MSLTHPLGFAGKTEEAGEGNPVDAALQEVLGSGGQHVIAIVSDSIALPSSSLSQPFILSVQEGQQVLTVPVAQAAEETALEETEYAEEEQPVAKKQKGEQEAYDLGEDKDSAGREELQQQLQEVNRQAQEFRSQLLRKEQEAEQYRLRLAAMGREQAVLVPQAEPLVVTSEDIEESVLSMLGTDQTSDGAVETAAS